A window of the Dyadobacter pollutisoli genome harbors these coding sequences:
- a CDS encoding carboxypeptidase-like regulatory domain-containing protein, with protein MMGKYFTITALLLLCLWCGSSIAQSSRITGKVTGQDKEPLPGVNILISGSSQGTVTDADGKFAIDVPVNASLVFSFIGIPLTRRLSTLVWWDKK; from the coding sequence ATGATGGGAAAATATTTTACGATTACGGCGTTGCTGCTATTATGCTTGTGGTGCGGTTCCAGCATCGCTCAAAGCAGCAGGATTACCGGTAAGGTTACCGGCCAGGACAAAGAGCCTCTGCCAGGGGTTAATATCCTGATTAGTGGTTCTTCGCAAGGCACAGTGACGGATGCTGACGGCAAGTTCGCCATAGATGTACCCGTTAACGCAAGCCTGGTTTTTTCGTTTATAGGAATACCTTTAACAAGAAGATTATCAACCTTGGTGTGGTGGGACAAGAAATAA
- a CDS encoding enolase C-terminal domain-like protein: protein MSNSGFSRRDTMKALGLSGSAGLLGLFGGMSDAKARDSKETPAYTKAMKPVTIKSVRAIATAPQGSNLIVVKVETSEPGLYGLGCATFTQRAAVVLVAINTYLNEFCTGRDVDNIEDIWHGAYVSSYWRNGPVLNNALSGLDQALWDIKGKRAGMPLYQLLGGKVRFAVPCYTHANGNTPEATVESVKSIMERGFKYIRIQQGGYGAVGSTAELPDFKKENFGGPTDNFMNENTYLKAIPKLFEAVRKSCGEEIELLHDIHERVQPMNAINMIKKLEDYNPFFIEDPFSPENMKWFKLLRQSTTVPLAMGELFNNVNEFVEPMVNQWFDFIRIHVSQIGGVTPAMKVARLGEWFNVKTAWHGPGDVSPVGHSAHAHIDLAVWNFGIQEAVQFNDKTLEVFSGCPTMKNGYMSVNEVPGIGVDINEKEAAKYPITTKSNWQVRKFDGTLIRP from the coding sequence ATGAGCAATTCTGGATTTAGCCGTCGTGATACGATGAAAGCATTGGGCCTCAGCGGTTCAGCAGGATTATTGGGCTTGTTTGGCGGGATGTCCGACGCGAAAGCTAGGGACTCCAAGGAGACGCCGGCCTATACCAAAGCCATGAAACCGGTGACGATCAAAAGCGTGCGGGCGATAGCCACTGCGCCACAGGGTTCCAACCTGATCGTCGTGAAAGTGGAAACTTCCGAGCCAGGTCTGTACGGGCTGGGCTGTGCTACGTTCACACAACGGGCCGCCGTGGTACTGGTCGCGATCAACACTTATCTCAACGAATTTTGCACCGGTCGGGACGTCGATAACATTGAGGATATCTGGCACGGGGCTTATGTCAGTTCCTACTGGCGCAATGGGCCAGTGCTCAATAATGCCCTCAGCGGTCTGGATCAGGCACTTTGGGACATTAAAGGCAAGCGCGCGGGTATGCCGCTGTATCAGCTGCTGGGAGGAAAAGTACGTTTCGCAGTACCCTGCTATACCCACGCCAATGGTAACACGCCCGAGGCGACCGTGGAAAGTGTGAAGAGCATCATGGAGCGCGGGTTTAAATACATTCGAATCCAGCAAGGTGGCTATGGCGCAGTAGGAAGTACGGCGGAGCTGCCGGATTTCAAAAAGGAGAATTTCGGAGGGCCCACGGATAATTTTATGAATGAAAACACCTATCTCAAAGCCATCCCCAAGCTATTCGAAGCAGTCAGGAAAAGCTGTGGGGAGGAGATTGAGCTGCTGCACGACATTCACGAGCGCGTACAGCCGATGAATGCGATCAATATGATCAAGAAGTTGGAAGACTATAATCCGTTCTTTATCGAAGATCCTTTCTCGCCTGAGAACATGAAATGGTTTAAGCTGCTGAGACAGAGCACTACTGTACCATTGGCTATGGGAGAGCTTTTCAACAATGTCAATGAGTTTGTAGAGCCAATGGTAAATCAATGGTTCGACTTCATCCGCATCCACGTTTCCCAGATCGGGGGTGTGACCCCGGCAATGAAAGTAGCCAGGTTAGGGGAATGGTTTAATGTAAAAACGGCCTGGCACGGCCCGGGCGACGTCTCACCCGTCGGCCACTCCGCGCATGCGCACATTGATTTGGCTGTCTGGAATTTTGGTATTCAGGAAGCGGTGCAGTTCAATGACAAAACGCTGGAAGTGTTCTCTGGCTGCCCAACAATGAAAAACGGGTACATGTCCGTCAACGAAGTACCGGGAATCGGGGTGGATATCAATGAGAAAGAAGCTGCCAAATACCCAATCACAACAAAATCAAACTGGCAAGTAAGAAAGTTCGACGGAACGTTGATACGCCCATGA
- a CDS encoding LacI family DNA-binding transcriptional regulator: MKKTSLKDIAEKAGVSTALVSYVLNGKEKETRVGEAIAHKIREIAKEMNYQPNHLAKSLRSGKTHTIGLIIADISNPFFANIARVVEDEAKRNGYTVIIGSCDENADKSWDLLNVLINRQVDGFIIVSCEGSENQIHYLKERNIPFVLLDRHFPDIQTDFVATNNYKASYDAGIHLIKGGYTNIALMAYKSDMYHMEERIRGYKHALQDKQIEFQNSWLKEVQFESMDQEVKTAIDEILSLDHKVEALIFATYGLAINGLKYVNELRLKVPSDLAIVSFGQAEVFDLYYCPITYMQQPLEMLGKTAVEYLLKKLKNPDEGMKQILMEAKLIARDSSFAKSAWLK; the protein is encoded by the coding sequence ATGAAAAAAACATCCCTAAAAGACATCGCAGAAAAAGCAGGCGTTTCTACGGCACTGGTATCGTATGTCCTCAACGGGAAGGAAAAAGAGACCAGGGTTGGTGAGGCTATTGCTCATAAGATCAGAGAGATAGCGAAGGAAATGAACTACCAGCCGAATCATCTGGCCAAGAGCCTGAGAAGCGGGAAAACACATACCATCGGGCTTATCATCGCGGATATTTCGAACCCGTTTTTTGCCAATATCGCGCGGGTTGTCGAAGACGAAGCAAAACGAAATGGATATACCGTCATCATAGGAAGCTGTGATGAAAATGCTGACAAATCGTGGGACCTGCTGAATGTGCTCATCAACCGGCAGGTCGACGGTTTCATCATCGTTTCCTGCGAAGGTTCCGAAAACCAGATCCATTACCTGAAAGAAAGAAACATTCCATTTGTGCTGCTGGACCGGCATTTTCCCGATATCCAGACTGATTTTGTAGCCACCAACAATTACAAGGCTTCTTACGATGCCGGTATCCATCTCATAAAAGGGGGGTATACCAATATAGCTTTAATGGCTTATAAATCAGATATGTACCATATGGAAGAACGTATTCGGGGGTACAAGCATGCGTTGCAGGACAAGCAGATCGAATTTCAGAACAGCTGGCTGAAAGAGGTACAGTTTGAAAGCATGGACCAGGAAGTAAAAACTGCTATTGACGAGATCCTTTCGCTGGATCACAAGGTGGAGGCACTCATTTTTGCAACCTACGGTCTGGCAATCAATGGTTTGAAATACGTCAATGAGCTGCGCCTGAAAGTGCCTTCCGACCTGGCGATCGTCAGTTTTGGTCAGGCAGAGGTTTTCGATCTGTACTATTGTCCGATCACCTACATGCAGCAGCCCTTGGAAATGCTGGGCAAGACGGCGGTAGAATATTTGTTGAAAAAACTCAAAAACCCCGACGAAGGAATGAAGCAGATTTTAATGGAAGCCAAGCTGATTGCAAGGGATTCGTCTTTCGCCAAATCGGCCTGGCTGAAATAA